The Paramisgurnus dabryanus chromosome 3, PD_genome_1.1, whole genome shotgun sequence genome includes a window with the following:
- the ube2ia gene encoding SUMO-conjugating enzyme UBC9-B — MSGIALSRLAQERKAWRKDHPFGFVAVPTKNPDGTMNLMNWECAIPGKKGTPWEGGLFKLRMLFKDDYPSSPPKCKFEPPLFHPNVYPSGTVCLSILEEDKDWRPAITIKQILLGIQELLNEPNIQDPAQAEAYTIYCQNRVEYEKRVRAQAKKFSP; from the exons ATGTCTGGTATAGCGTTAAGTCGTCTCGCGCAAGAACGAAAGGCTTGGCGGAAAGACCATCCTTTT ggttTTGTAGCTGTACCAACAAAAAACCCGGATGGAACGATGAACTTGATGAACTGGGAGTGCGCCATCCCGGGCAAAAAAGGG acACCGTGGGAGGGAGGCTTGTTCAAACTCCGGATGCTCTTCAAGGACGACTATCCATCCTCTCCGCCAAAGT GTAAATTTGAGCCTCCTTTATTCCATCCGAATGTATATCCGTCTGGTACCGTATGCTTGTCTATTTTAGAAGAAGACAAAGACTGGAGGCCTGCCATTACAATCAAGCAG ATCTTGCTAGGTATTCAAGAACTCCTTAACGAACCAAATATCCAGGATCCTGCACAGGCTGAGGCGTACACAATTTACTG CCAAAACAGAGTGGAATATGAAAAAAGGGTCCGAGCACAAGCCAAAAAGTTCTCGCCGTGA
- the il21r.1 gene encoding interleukin 21 receptor, tandem duplicate 1, translated as MCLSRADHRFFHCGSMMSLWQTIILFVVCGLIECNDSVCDVTCTTDFISTLNCSNSDLTGTASCFIVAKCSDEYGTVEGSCNITSSQSWCTIDPEDLQIMMDYDTNCSITTTTQMTKQGAAETPTTKYMSLYRSIKLIQPFNLSVAKIDEGFNLTWDVAYTSHELYDKLYYRVRLRIKDDPSEKEEIFTQDQNQQSIVFLSERLLPGRQYVADIQVAVHPRSIISEWSEWSNSAEWTCDPTGSEQYYLLLLMAVPIAAMAVVLLYSGKLGGIKKMLLWQHIPSPHDYFRPLYHTHQGDFKKWVGPVLTFSSFDVLEKNSIVQVLCDKQQPERSEEPGNNRNAQHRDSSPNSPANQNSSKFYFHGSGSQVVTHSGGHISMDTVTVSGQEGIVADWSSESHRRSIEDFPNSEEADRRAHEIADGQLRDLLPNRRGSLQDCDDWHVQDHIERVSLVSYSSNEHSDDGYPQMGLDLDTIDSGFLESDCSSPSAFDEKEQIETASLDGVGVFHSNYVKQWVSFTAVQVDTHSSG; from the exons ATGTGTCTGAGCAGAGCTGACCACAGATTCTTCCACTGTGGTTCCATGATGTCTCTATGGCAAACCATAATCTTATTTGTTGTTTGTGGACTTATAGAGTGCA ATGACAGCGTGTGCGATGTGACCTGCACCACAGACTTCATTTCCACACTAAACTGCTCTAATTCTGACTTGACAGGAACAGCATCATGTTTCATTGTGGCCAAGTGCAG TGATGAATATGGTACTGTGGAAGGGAGCTGTAATATAACATCATCACAATCCTGGTGCACAATAGATCCTGAAGATCTGCAGATAATGATGGACTATGATACCAACTGCtctataacaacaacaacacagatGACCAAACAAGGGGCTGCAGAGACCCCAACAACTAAATACATGAGTTTATACAGATCTA TAAAGCTCATACAACCTTTCAACCTAAGTGTTGCAAAAATTGACGAGGGTTTCAATCTCACCTGGGATGTGGCTTACACAAGTCACGAACTGTATGATAAACTATACTACAGAGTACGATTACGAATTAAAGATGACCCCAGCGAG AAGGAGGAGATTTTCACTCAAGACCAGAACCAACAGTCAATAGTTTTTCTCAGTGAAAGACTTCTGCCAGGCAGACAGTATGTGGCGGACATCCAAGTCGCCGTCCATCCCAGGTCTATTATATCCGAGTGGAGTGAATGGAGCAACAGTGCCGAATGGACATGTGACCCTACCGGGTCCGAACAGTACTATCTCCTGCTGTTGATGGCGGTGCCCATTGCAGCAATGGCTGTGGTGCTTCTGTACAGTGGAAAACT AGGGGGAATCAAAAAGATGTTATTATGGCAACACATCCCAAGCCCCCACGACTACTTCAGACCGCTCTACCATACGCACCAGGGTGACTTTAAG AAATGGGTCGGGCCGGTCCTAACCTTCAGCAGCTTTGATGTCCTAGAGAAGAACTCTATCGTGCAGGTGCTTTGTGACAAGCAGCAGCCTGAAAGGTCAGAGGAACCTGGCAACAACCGGAACGCTCAACACCGAGACTCCAGTCCTAACAGTCCGGCGAATCAAAACTCATCCAAATTTTACTTCCATGGAAGCGGCAGTCAAGTCGTCACCCACTCCGGTGGCCACATATCGATGGACACGGTTACGGTTTCTGGTCAGGAGGGCATCGTGGCCGACTGGTCCAGTGAAAGTCACCGACGGAGCATTGAGGACTTCCCCAACAGCGAGGAAGCCGATCGGAGAGCGCACGAAATTGCTGACGGGCAGCTGAGGGATTTACTACCCAATAGGAGGGGGAGTTTACAGGACTGTGATGATTGGCATGTACAGGATCACATTGAACGGGTTTCCCTGGTCTCCTATAGTTCCAATGAGCACTCCGATGATGGTTACCCTCAAATGGGACTGGATTTAGACACCATAGACAGTGGTTTTCTGGAGTCAGACTGTTCAAGCCCTTCAGCGTTTGATGAGAAAGAGCAGATAGAGACTGCGTCACTAGACGGAGTGGGAGTTTTTCACTCAAATTATGTCAAACAGTGGGTGTCTTTTACGGCAGTCCAGGTTGATACCCACAGCTCTGGATAA